In the Leguminivora glycinivorella isolate SPB_JAAS2020 chromosome 14, LegGlyc_1.1, whole genome shotgun sequence genome, one interval contains:
- the LOC125233563 gene encoding uncharacterized protein LOC125233563, with protein sequence MQKRYVSSSTADNEGDYGDSRQAQPNIAQETASIAERTLSLLTVADELPILTNSDNRLQDLAEDGDGRLTPFARQVSPRCRYEQPSNIGSDEPAATPSRVQGLTGFIHENYWRQGYCEQCLG encoded by the exons ATGCAAAAAAGATATGTTTCTAGCAGCA CTGCTGACAATGAAGGAGATTATGGAG ATAGTCGTCAAGCTCAGCCAAACATTGCCCAAGAAACCGCTTCAATAGCAGAAA GAACCCTCTCATTACTGACTGTAGCAGATGAGCTTCCCATCTTGACAAACAGTGACAACAGACTGCAAG ATTTGGCAGAAGACGGCGACGGACGGTTAACTCCCTTTGCACGCCAAGTTAGTCCCCGGTGCCGATATGAACAACCGTCGAATATCGGCAGCGACGAGCCAGCAGCAACGCCATCGAGAGTTCAGGGATTAACAG GATTCATACATGAGAACTATTGGAGGCAGGGATATTGCGAGCAGTGTCTCGGCTAA